The stretch of DNA CCCCCAGACCTCCTCGTGAAGGCACTCGGTGAACATGGACAAAATTCCCTCGTTGCGCTCCAGCCATGTCTTGAACTCCGGAAAGCTCAACTTCCCGTGTTCAAAAAACTGCAGGCCACACAATCACGCACAAAGGGAGGCATGTCGGCGCGCCAGATTTGTGGAAGGTCGCTGTGCAGAACAATTGACACCTAATTCCTCCTCTCCGAtccacgacgacgcgctggcCGCGAGTGGAAAGGGAGACTGAACTTGCAATGCAGCCGGGCCACGGACAGAACTTACTTCCGTCTCGTTACGACGGGTATCTCCTTATGTTTCCTACTCTTCAACATCTGCACAATGTGCCGCAAGGgcccccgcctcgctcgacgcCGTGTTTCGCCCCCTAGCTTCTCCCTGGCTCGCGTGCCGTTCGCCCCCACCACTCCCCTTCCTGCCCCGAGCCGGCGCTGTGCCCGTACCTCGCATTCCTCTATGATTTTGTCAACGATGCCTTCGACATCCAAGACATCCTTGTGAtcgtcttcctcggcttTCTCCTCCTTGATGAGACTCTGCGCCACCGGGGACGGattcttcttcgcttgctCCTGGCGAGTcttgtctttctctgcttgcAAAAGCATGGCGCTCTTtgtcggcgccttcggcggcggggcaacctgctgctgctgcacctCGAGCAGtcccgctgcggccgccccgTGAAGATCTACTGCGCCCTCTTCCAGCGCCCCTGCAGCCCCGGCTGACGCGCCAGAGAGTCCTTTCGACGCGGCGTCTCGGcccgcctcgggcgcggcccccgcgacgccgtcgctgtcCCGTCTCACTCCTGCATCTGTCTCTTCGGATCGCGGGGACGCAGCGTGAACCACGACGGGAGGGATGGCTGGCGGTGCGGGCGAGAGGGCCGCAGGGGCAggagccgccgaggccggcgccggcgcgggaaTAATCTGAgggacggcggccgcagccgcggcgggccgcgccgtcgctgcatgCCCGCTGCCCAGGGGACTGACAACGCCCTGCGAGTAGGCCACAGAAGCTTCAGAAGACTGTCTCGAAGGAAGGACTGAaaccgcgcggctgctgttgGCCGCCCCTGAGCCTCCGGAACCTGGCTGTGCCGGCGCTCCCAACCCGGTTGACTCCCGGGCGGGCGTTGCCTCTGACGCGCCAGCTGGAGAGGAGCTCTGCGACCCCGAAAAAGTCCTCTTCAACGCGTTAGTGAGGCGACTTGCTGTCTTGGTGATGCCTCCCTTTGCTTGTTGAGAGATCGAACTCCCGCGTGGTGTCTTGTCACTGGAGGGCGCCATGCCGCCTGGGGTCGCGGGGGGCTGggcagccgcgacggcgctctTCACCGCGGACGAGTCTCCTGCGACAATccccttcgcggccgccacgccgccgtcgccgctagacgccgctgcactgtctccttcgtccccggacgccgcgcgcacgttgggcggcgccgctttgAGGAGAGGAAGGGCTGCAGAGCCCGGACCGGCCCCTCCCGGTCGATgcaccggcggcggcacgaaactcggcgacgcgtccgcgggggacggcgcagaagcgagagagTCCGTTGAAGGGCGACTCGACAACACGGGAAGGCGCGAACTGCTGACAGCTCCGGggacaggcgctgcgcctcctcctcctgaaGGACTCGCTGCGCTGGCATGCGCGCTTAAAAGTTGGTGGTTCGCGTCGTtccctcctccgctcctGGGACTGGGACACGCGGCTGGGGCGCCAGTGGCGGGTGCGACCGCGGTCGAAGGGGGGACGgcgcccgaggaggaggtcccgcaggcccgccgaggcggcgaagggtTCCGCGACGCTTGGtcagaaggcgagaagcacGCAAACACGTCGGACATGGAGGAGCTGTAGGAGGAGCCTCCACTGCTATCTTCGTCGAAGCTCCTTCCCTCCccctcttcgctgtctgaGGCCTCCTGCTCGAGCCGCGCCAGCAGGGGATGCGGTTCGTACGGCTTCAAGTTTTCTCTGCGACTCCCCTCGCTTCCTTTGGCTGCGGCGGGGCCCAAGGCCAGGCCCCctgacgcgccgcccgccgcgtggTGCTGCGAAGGAACAAAATctgagacgccgacgagagCGGCCTcgggaggaggcagcgggggTTGAGAGGCCGTGGACGGCAGGTTTGTAGTCGAGGAGTCAAGGAAGTCAGtatcttcttcgtcctcatcTTCCCCGATGGTGAGCGATGAGCTAAAGCTGACTGTGCCCCCTCGTTCTCCCGGCAAGTTGCGCTGGCGAACGGCGCCGTCCCCCCCAAGTCTGCCTTGACCTGGCGCTGGGACGAAAAAattccgctcgcctccgtctctgctgtctgcgtGCGGGTCGACCCCGCCGTACCCCTCGGGTTCGCCGCCGTGGCTCCCTTCTCCCCCATGCGCTTGTCGAGCCTTTCGGATGCTCATGTACCGCCCCAGATTCGGCAAATTCGAAAGCATGGCCACGAGTTCACTCTTCTGAATGTATCCGTCAGAATTCAAGTCAAACACTTGGAACAACACATACATCCGGTCGCTCTTCGTGCCGCGGCAGCACACGGCAATGCCAATCAAAAACTCCTCGTAGTCCACACTCCCTGCGCCTGAGATGACAGGCAAGACAGAAATGACGCACGAGTCATTGCCAAAAAAAggtgtcgccgcgccgccggcacaACCATAGATCGATGGGGCACGTAGGCACACGTGCCtcgcgaggacgcgacgaCGCACAGCCGCGGCCTACCAGAAAAGACAACGAAAGATAACACGACTCCAGAACCCAGCAGCGACTCGAATCCACACACCACACTCCCGCACAGAAATGATGACCGGAGTTTTTTCTCAGCGCCCTCCTTTCTCCCCTGGTAAGCCATGCGTGGCGACGCACACAAGTCCGAGGACCCCAGCAGCTGGAATAACCTCCATCCCATCTGCATCTAACATCCCTGACTATCTACCGCGCCCCCTCTCTGCACATGCGTTTGCGCATTCCAAGCTTGTCTGCGCTCAGACTACGACCCCCCTCAGCGGATGTGCACACGTCTGCCTCAGCCTGTGCTTCCCGGCCTCCAGTGCGTCACCGAGGAGACACAACCGACCTACAGGTGACCGAAAATATGTGCGCCTGCAGATTCTGCGCAGGATTCATGACAACGCGTACCCTTGAAGTCGAATTTTTGAAAGAGGCGTTCTCCCCATAAGCCTGGCAGCGGGAAATACTGGAGGAAGGTTTCTTTGTCAATCCCCGGTCCGGGGCTCCGCGCCGAAAGAGCCTTGTAGACTTTCTTCAGGACTTCCACTTCGTCACTGTCAAATTTCTTCAGGTACTGCTTCAGGCACTCCTTCGAGAGCTGCGTCGAAAGCGCCAAGTTATTCGCCGAACTGGAGAAGCCGGCGCCCGTGCCCGACCCCATGCGATTCGACTGCGCGCTCCCCATGTTGACTGCACAGCTCGTCGAGACAAAGAACTGccagcgcgacgacgcgccacCACGCGAAAAAATAAGCTCGGAGAAAACGCACTTCAAACAAATGCAAACTACGAACGAGAAAACCAACTCAAACGAGACACATGAGGAGATGAAAGACGCAGCCCAGAGTAGGCTTTGCGCAGCGACCGGGATGCAGGGAAAGGAACACGCACTCGATACGATGACAAGGACGAATCAAACTGCGCTCGGCGCAAAGGAGAGCTGCACACGACGACGAATAACGCTTCGAGAGAACTATATGCCAGCAGCCCACCGTTTACGGTTTAGCACCCCAGGGCCTCGGCTCTCCAGAGGGAAAACAAGAGGAATTTTCGAAAAAGGGAGTACAACGAGGAAAGAACGTAACAGGAGAGAATACGAGGGGAGACGGAGGGGAGAGGAAAGCGATACAGACGCTGTCATAGTGCCCTtggagaaggaaaaacgagACGGGGGCGGGAGCTTTGCGACGCTGTAGCCATGAAGCCTGTCGAGGCTGGAGGACAACAAAAAAACCTCAGCGATGCTAGACGAATCCTCCTGGTCCAAAAAGACGACATGTTGGAGGGCAAAGGAGTGAAAATGTGTTCGCCCTCCACCGTCGAGTCTCGGagccacacacacaaaaCAGACCcctcaggcgccgcagcagttTGGGGGGGCGATGGGTAGCCCACGCGCAGAACAATCCGAACGACTGTagctgcgcagaagacgaagtATAACAGAGAGGGATCGATAGATATAAACAGAGAGAAACCGGCGGAAAACCCcgctgaaggcgaaggctgcaATCCTGCTTCTGGTCCGACCCTTATCTCGCCAGCTACGAAGGCGTAGTCCGGCGGAATGCAGAAGAGCTAGACCAGCCAAACCGAAAGCCACCCAAGGCGCCCCCCAAGACTAAATAGGAGCACGTGATGAAAGATCAATAAAACCGACATCATCCACATCGAGCGACGGAGAACTCCGTCACGGTTGCGCAAGGGAGGGGACCAGCGCCGAGCTGCCACGTTAATAAGACGACGGAACAGTAAGGTGTAAACCACGAAATAAGCTCGAGTAACGCCGTTACGAAAAGAGCGCAGTTACTGAAGTGGGAAAAAAGCTAAAAACATCGTCAACGGAAGCGGCAGGCTCTCCCCGATGCGCCTGCGCCAACGAAGGATCACCGACTTAGGCCGTACGTCTCGGGCTCCCAAGATAGAAACGAGTTCCTGAGACGGAGTCAGCCACCGCAAGAAAAGCGGTGAAACAAACACAGAAACAGAAGACCGTAAACCAGAGGATACTGAGACAATTTTTCGACAGAACTACGAAAAGAAAGGTTGTGGCTCTCAAACGCAAGCGCTTCCCTCCCGTGCTTTTGTACGCTTCCACACAGCCTGGGAGTCCTTTGTGCTTGCATGTGCTACCCGCGGGAAAATCGGCACATTGAACGCCGTCTGGGGTTCGAGGAAGCCCTCTGCTCGGCCTCTAAAAACTCAAAAAAGGAAAAAGGGATGGAGACGGCAAAACCGCGTCGAAACAGAAGAGGGGAGTAGACTACCAGGCCGCCTTACGTCGCGACAAGTAGCACGTCTCTCGTCCGATACAGACACCGGTCCGATACGTTCTGCATACCTCAGTGGCGCGTCCGCACAGACAGTTGCAGCCAGTTAGTGAGTCCCCATATACGAGCAGCTTTTCGGATTTATCCCATTCACTTTGATGTCCAGATGGCTATCACGGAGAGACGTTCTTTTTACCTTTGATGCTTTGTCTTGCAGTGTCCACTTCTTTTAGGATCCAACGAGAAATCTTATAGACGGAATGAAATACGGCATGCGGAACATATATGGCAAGAGAACCGCCTTTCGTAGACACCTGTCTACGAAAGGCGGTTCAGGAGAGGCTTACCGCGCTCGGCCGACGAGAGCCAGCAGCTGACACAGACGGCTTTTGAGCCACCTCTCTTTactctcgccgctgcgtgctTTCTTTCGTTCATTAGCGAGTCCATACTCGTGGCGCCCAATAATCGTCCACGACAGCGTCGCGCGAGACCACGTACTGCACACATGCTGCTCAGCATCCAGCTAGTACGTTGGTGTGACAGAGCGTGAGCGATGAACCGGCAAAGACAATGGAAAGGGGGTTTCCCATATGGCGGCATTCATTGTACTCATGCGGGCCTTACATGCAAAACACGTTTGGCTGGCCCGGTCATCCCCTTGGCGTACAGCCCCGTCCGGCACCCATGCAATCGCTTTTACCACGGCGGTCGCAAGTGGAAAAACAGGCTGGCTGCTTGGAGGACTCGAATAACAGAGTGTAGGGGTCCTCTGCTgccaaatagatttcatgggAAACCTAAAATCTGCAcgtttgattgacatttagccgcttATATACAGTTATCCGAGatacatatctatctatcgCAGGGTCGGTCTAGTGTCCtgttatactatatagattACATGGCctctggtactttgagatcatgctaacaGCGAGAAGTGATCGATCGACCACGGATTCGTGGATTCTCACTACGCAACAGCTTTCCACGCCAACGACGCCGGAAGCACACCGCGTAACGCAGGTCAGGCCAGAGGGTAAGGAAGGAAGTTGGAAATGACATGGCATCAAGAGAGATGACGCAACAGAGTGAAGTCAGAGTCACGGCAACAGACAGGATGAACATGCTGTTCCTTCGCCTCTAGCTGTCAAGGACCCAGTTCCACATGCACCCGGCCCCGGCCGTGGTTTGGACACGGCAATAGCGGGGGGATGTAAAATGCCGATCAGCTCATCGCGAACTACGCAGCGGAAGTTTCTCCTTGGGGAAGAGACGTGGTTGTAAGGAGTGATGCCATGCATATGAGTCGCTCTGAACACCTTACATCCTTATACAGGCAAACAGTAATGTGGAGTGCCATTCAAGCACGCACGGCCAGATGAAAGAAGAAGCTGACTGATCGCCCTACTTACCGTTTCAAGCACTCTGATTGCATCGCAGCATTCGCCAGTGGTGGGCGGTTCGTGTTCATCTACCGCCGCCATTATACAGAGTAGGTCTCGCTTCGAAGTCCGCCCGCCGCATCGTCGCTCCGAGCGCGTGTGGCCCGAATGCCTCACTAGACCTTTTCCGCGCCTGTATGGTCTGTAGCGAAGGTCGAAACCCAAGCAATTACGAACTTCGCTTGCACTTCGTTGGCTGTCAAACGACGTCACCCAATAGCGTGTGAGCTCTATGTTTTGGGTTAGTATCGGGGGCAGATGCTGGCCGCCCTGTTTTTGCTATAGGTGGCTGTtacgcgctgctgcactcGAATTCTCGGCGCCTTTGCGTCCGTGGTTTtcgtttcgcctccgcggtgcCGACAGCACAGTGCCGCGCCCACAGGTGCGACCAGCGGCTCTGGTGAGGAACTTGTTCAGCCCCTCCAGAATAACTGCTGACTCATGTGACAACCCGTACCATCCGCCTATTAATTTAGAGAGCGAATcacttctctctccgctccaTCTACTGGTGTTTAACCGCCACCCTCCTAATATTACGTGGTGTCCGTGTCGTGCCTTTACGTTTGCATTTCACACTGCGCGCGACCGGTAGCGCACGCCTGCGTTGGGTGAAAGGGACGCCAAACGGCGGCTGGGCGACGGACTCTTAAGTATGGAAACAACCCAGTTCCGGAGCAGGGGAAGCGACCGCAGGCGTCTGGAACGTTGTTGTTCATGCCCCACACAGTTCACAAATAGCTTCTTACTCCGAACTGCttccgcccctcccccccttttCCGCTCCCGACGCTGAGACGGGTACATACCGCTTTGTGCCCCCAGATCGCTCATACCTGACGCTCGCAAGTGCCCCGACACGATGCAAATGCCTTCCGACGTTCGTGACGCTTTCACCTGTAGTTTCTGGTCATGATACCCCATGTACCACATCGGTCGATGACAGACAACGTCCTAACCTGCCACCTTGTATCGCGCTACGATACCACCACTCTTGCATAACACGTTGAGAAATGGATATTTCGTGGGCTTGAGATTGAACACGCTGAGTCACATGCTTTGGCTCGTATCGAACTTGTGAGCCCGCGCTCGCTTCAGCGAAACTCAACACAAACAGTGAACCGACACAACGTCAAGCGAGAACTAGCCACGAGTACAAGTGTGTACATCTACTTACTCTAATGTTTGAGTATTGCGGCCGGCAGGAAGTTCAGAGCTGTGATTCTGGCGCCTGTGCATCGTCCCTCCCTAGCCACATTTATGAGACGGAGAGAGGATTTTCCAAATCTGAATACTTGGAGAAAATACAGAGGGAAGGTGCAGTACCGCTGAGAGAGGAGGACCAGTAGCATTTTCTGGATTACGCTAATAGCAAGGTACAACAATCTTTGTCAGAGACGTACTGCAGTCGCAGTGCAGAAGCGATCGAAACCCAGAAAACCAGGCAGAATACAAGTCATCAGAATCGGCAGCAGGCACTGCTGCAGCACAAACAGCCTGACACACTCCCAGTTCACAGCAACTACAGTGTTGCCGCAGCGGTACACCTTTGGCGAAGTCACAGATATATGCGCTCTCTCCACAAAGTTGTGCAGGAAGTGAGAACGATGCTTCTGGGAATACGGCCCCAAAAGCGGAAGACATGCACATTTCAAGGTTTATAATGGCGCGGCGACCAGACGAGGGACAAGCCTGTCTGTGCCTAGTTGGCTGCAAGCAAGAGCGTAGAATATCGGTAAACGTAACCCTTCCGGTACTTCCGGTTAGCCCTGGTTGCTAAGAGGGGAGTGTATGGCGAGAGCTCAAGCTCGGTGGAGCATCCATAGGGTCCTCGAGCGAATCAACCGGATACACAGCAACGGCTCAGACAGGCACTGCGTAGGAGGGGCTTGGGGCTTTCCTGCTTCCATAGACTCGAATGTGGAAGTGGAAAATGACGTGCCAGCCAGTTCGGCAGAAACTCGAGGGACCCAGATGCTGAGAAAACAATGCGATCCGAGGTAATCGGTCCTGTCCAGAGGTCGAACGTCAAAACCGCTTGACCGGAACGCCGGTAATAGGTTACTCTGCGGGCCCATCGAACCTGTCAGATGAGACGAAATCAGTGAGAGAATCCTGAATCATACACTTCGTAGGCCTTCGCAGCAGACGATGGTGTAGCGTCTCCCGGCAAACGTTGCATTCATGAGTGTGATAGGTAGAGAGAAAAGTTCGAGTATGTCCATTAATTGTCAGACGCAGAAAGCCATCGATGGACAATGACAGGCAACTCCGCTCAAAAATACGAGCAAATAATAATGCAAAACACCGTTTCCGAATCAGCGGCCTGGCGACCTCAGCTAAACGCTCCTGCGGTGCTCCGGCAAGGGGACACCTATAAGGGGACCGGTTTGCCCAACTCCTGCAACCCGTCATAGGCTTCGCGGATCCGCCTGAACAGCCCTTGCACGTGA from Besnoitia besnoiti strain Bb-Ger1 chromosome V, whole genome shotgun sequence encodes:
- a CDS encoding calcium dependent protein kinase CDPK7 (encoded by transcript BESB_058320), encoding MGSAQSNRMGSGTGAGFSSSANNLALSTQLSKECLKQYLKKFDSDEVEVLKKVYKALSARSPGPGIDKETFLQYFPLPGLWGERLFQKFDFKGAGSVDYEEFLIGIAVCCRGTKSDRMYVLFQVFDLNSDGYIQKSELVAMLSNLPNLGRYMSIRKARQAHGGEGSHGGEPEGYGGVDPHADSRDGGERNFFVPAPGQGRLGGDGAVRQRNLPGERGGTVSFSSSLTIGEDEDEEDTDFLDSSTTNLPSTASQPPLPPPEAALVGVSDFVPSQHHAAGGASGGLALGPAAAKGSEGSRRENLKPYEPHPLLARLEQEASDSEEGEGRSFDEDSSGGSSYSSSMSDVFACFSPSDQASRNPSPPRRACGTSSSGAVPPSTAVAPATGAPAACPSPRSGGGNDANHQLLSAHASAASPSGGGGAAPVPGAVSSSRLPVLSSRPSTDSLASAPSPADASPSFVPPPVHRPGGAGPGSAALPLLKAAPPNVRAASGDEGDSAAASSGDGGVAAAKGIVAGDSSAVKSAVAAAQPPATPGGMAPSSDKTPRGSSISQQAKGGITKTASRLTNALKRTFSGSQSSSPAGASEATPARESTGLGAPAQPGSGGSGAANSSRAVSVLPSRQSSEASVAYSQGVVSPLGSGHAATARPAAAAAAVPQIIPAPAPASAAPAPAALSPAPPAIPPVVVHAASPRSEETDAGVRRDSDGVAGAAPEAGRDAASKGLSGASAGAAGALEEGAVDLHGAAAAGLLEVQQQQVAPPPKAPTKSAMLLQAEKDKTRQEQAKKNPSPVAQSLIKEEKAEEDDHKDVLDVEGIVDKIIEECEFFEHGKLSFPEFKTWLERNEGILSMFTECLHEEVWGLQGNALYRSTSVPNRSSRLVAAGLQGISLGSRHISQANREGGTGRRLRRSTLLSSRASSASFSSRAGLSRAGSPSSSRFGGLGFGSLPSGDMIVNMQHFQKVKHLFTNPAHTSPRRPPLDLGSNLLRSQAPARPSSSQQAQGPCAPAVSSPSGPTTATSGTPAATLASATGVGRPTCAPGSHTGAVGADGMSLPSSGAPGASPAASPSMPIAAPAPAGVGGLAPPADAGAPAPSVESLSASRPNLPASSVSTSALGAPAGAASQPPAGVPADTAISVSAGPAVTVLATAAATQVRAPAARDAAALAEPSQQQVQVNVSVVSVAGVATGSEQQREQLAAACAAPVSSATAPADGAPPSAVAAPSAKLNSTAGFAGGAPVPGAPGTGSVAAAVSSSSEAGTAPAATFQVTTAAVDPAAAGAAAGAAAGGVIRAAAGPVAGAAAAAAVGAAAAAAAAAAVEETRAAGGVPAGTSAATRTAAATAVEGSSADSASVGACAPAEAAAPTLEAREASAGGAYGRMAGYCDWEDSRMSPQLAVDIVSKELVDFIRSSHQSLHSAQLPSPSSQSANKSAASSGSARYGAAGSGPVGGAPPAVLSSSPSQAAAGRDGGGGGGRRRIPRLRTASPGVRGKIPKQNRI